The following proteins are encoded in a genomic region of Tenacibaculum sp. 190524A05c:
- a CDS encoding peptidylprolyl isomerase, giving the protein MKNSIITFISLFLVLVSYGQKDKVLLTINEEPVYVSEFKRVYEKNLDQINDSEKGIDKNLDLFINYKLKLIEAYKLKLDTSRNYKSEYRSYKNQLMTPYLQDEDFKKSLVQQAYNRTKEEVRASHILISYSKKTAKRDTTEILNVLDSIRTRIDKGDDFGELAKEFSDDPSAQMNGGDLGYFSAFRMVYPFEEAAYATEVGKVSKPFKTRFGYHILKVTDKRNSKGAYEVAHILARDKSIIGKVKIDSLYKKIQNGESFGDIAKKYSEDKGSATNGGVLPRFSSGRMVPSFENEVFNLTKEGEVSKPFKTRYGWHIVKLIKNYPIKSFQELKPELEARIRTSNRGKLSLQKLVSDLKLKYKIVKNTDLLNRVIKDRDFEFPESDENTAIITVEKQGATLKEFLDYIKNKKYLSVENLWSKFEDEKVLNYYKEDLVNLYPEYKNTLQEYKDGLLLFDLMKSKIWDASQNDDEGLTNYFENNKKNYSSEDISKVKGEVINDYQKYLEEQWLATLKKENKIKINKKVLKKLKKRYNQ; this is encoded by the coding sequence ATGAAAAACAGCATCATCACATTTATTTCTTTGTTTTTAGTACTAGTTAGTTACGGTCAAAAAGACAAAGTATTACTTACTATTAATGAAGAACCAGTTTACGTTTCTGAGTTTAAAAGAGTTTATGAAAAAAATCTAGATCAGATTAACGATAGTGAAAAAGGTATCGATAAAAATTTAGATCTTTTTATTAACTACAAACTTAAGTTAATTGAGGCTTACAAGCTTAAATTAGATACTTCTAGAAACTACAAAAGCGAATATAGAAGTTATAAAAATCAGTTGATGACTCCTTATCTTCAAGATGAAGATTTTAAGAAGAGTCTTGTTCAACAAGCTTACAATAGAACAAAAGAAGAAGTAAGAGCAAGTCATATTCTTATTTCATATTCTAAAAAAACAGCAAAAAGAGACACAACTGAAATTTTAAATGTCTTAGATTCAATTCGAACAAGAATTGATAAAGGAGATGACTTTGGTGAGTTGGCAAAAGAATTTTCTGATGATCCTTCTGCTCAAATGAATGGAGGTGATTTGGGGTATTTTTCTGCATTTAGAATGGTATATCCTTTTGAAGAAGCTGCATACGCTACAGAAGTGGGTAAAGTTTCTAAACCATTTAAAACAAGATTTGGATATCACATATTAAAAGTTACAGATAAGAGAAACTCAAAAGGAGCTTATGAAGTAGCACATATTTTAGCCAGAGATAAAAGTATCATAGGAAAGGTGAAAATTGATTCTTTGTATAAGAAAATTCAAAACGGAGAGTCATTTGGAGACATAGCTAAAAAATATTCAGAAGATAAAGGGTCTGCAACTAATGGAGGTGTTTTACCAAGATTTTCTTCAGGAAGAATGGTACCTTCTTTTGAAAATGAGGTTTTCAATTTAACTAAGGAAGGAGAAGTAAGTAAGCCTTTTAAAACTAGATATGGTTGGCATATTGTAAAGTTGATTAAAAATTATCCAATAAAATCTTTTCAAGAACTGAAACCAGAATTAGAGGCTAGAATTAGAACAAGTAACAGAGGTAAACTATCTCTTCAGAAATTAGTTTCAGATTTAAAATTAAAGTATAAAATCGTTAAAAACACTGATTTATTGAATCGTGTAATTAAAGATAGAGACTTTGAATTTCCAGAATCAGATGAAAATACTGCTATTATAACAGTTGAAAAACAAGGAGCTACATTAAAAGAATTTTTGGATTACATTAAGAATAAGAAGTATTTAAGTGTAGAAAACCTTTGGAGTAAGTTCGAGGATGAAAAAGTTCTGAATTATTACAAAGAAGACTTAGTTAATTTGTATCCTGAATACAAGAATACACTTCAAGAATACAAGGATGGATTGTTGTTATTTGATTTAATGAAATCTAAAATTTGGGACGCTTCTCAAAATGACGATGAAGGATTAACGAATTATTTTGAAAATAATAAAAAGAATTATAGCTCAGAAGATATTTCAAAAGTAAAAGGGGAGGTAATTAATGATTACCAGAAGTATCTTGAAGAGCAGTGGTTAGCTACTTTAAAGAAGGAAAATAAAATTAAAATTAATAAGAAAGTTTTAAAGAAGCTTAAAAAGCGTTACAACCAATAA
- a CDS encoding MoxR family ATPase has translation MSEVAAVDNLVKKYAQLQQEIGKVIIGQKEAVNFTLLSIFCGGHSLLIGVPGLAKTLLVNTISNSLGLGFNRIQFTPDLMPSDILGSEILDETRKFNFIKGPIFSNIILADEINRTPPKTQAALLEAMQERSVTIAGNQYNLDLPFFVLATQNPIEQEGTYPLPEAQLDRFMFSINLDYPSFEEEVEVVKSTTSLNEQKVNALFNATEIVEIQKLIRKIPVADNVIEYAVSLVGKTRPNSDLATDLVKSYIDWGAGPRASQNLILAAKAHAAVNGKYSPDIEDVQAIAVPILSHRVVKNYKAEAEGITIKEIITSLF, from the coding sequence ATGTCTGAAGTTGCAGCAGTAGATAATCTTGTTAAAAAGTACGCTCAGTTACAACAAGAAATAGGTAAGGTAATTATAGGGCAAAAAGAAGCTGTAAATTTCACTTTATTATCCATTTTTTGTGGAGGGCATTCGCTTTTAATTGGTGTTCCTGGTTTGGCAAAAACTTTATTAGTCAACACGATCTCTAACTCTTTAGGTTTAGGATTTAATAGAATCCAGTTTACTCCAGATTTAATGCCTTCAGATATTTTAGGAAGTGAGATTTTAGATGAAACTAGAAAATTTAATTTCATTAAAGGACCTATATTCTCTAATATTATTCTTGCGGATGAGATTAACAGAACTCCTCCTAAAACACAGGCTGCACTTTTAGAAGCAATGCAAGAGAGATCTGTAACCATTGCTGGAAATCAATACAATTTAGACCTGCCGTTTTTTGTTTTAGCAACTCAGAATCCAATTGAACAAGAAGGAACTTACCCTTTACCAGAAGCTCAATTAGATCGTTTTATGTTTTCTATCAATTTAGATTATCCATCTTTTGAGGAAGAAGTAGAAGTTGTAAAAAGTACAACATCTTTAAACGAACAGAAAGTAAATGCTTTGTTTAATGCAACTGAAATTGTTGAAATACAAAAGCTAATTCGTAAAATTCCAGTTGCGGATAATGTTATTGAATATGCGGTTTCATTAGTTGGTAAAACAAGACCAAATTCAGATTTGGCTACTGATTTAGTAAAAAGTTATATCGATTGGGGAGCTGGACCTAGAGCTTCACAAAATTTAATTTTAGCGGCCAAAGCCCATGCTGCTGTGAATGGAAAGTATTCTCCAGATATTGAAGATGTGCAGGCAATTGCAGTTCCTATTCTATCGCACAGGGTTGTGAAGAACTATAAAGCTGAAGCTGAAGGAATCACAATTAAAGAAATTATTACTTCTCTTTTCTAG
- a CDS encoding endonuclease has protein sequence MKKLLPLLLLIVSLSIEAQIPSYYNDVNLNLSGSALKDELATKIISTHTNFLSYTPGVWNALKQTDLDPTNSSRVLLIYGWNDTDSDITNDRTRGRDDNGGGSGVWNREHVYSKSLASPNLGTSGPGADAHNLRPCDAQRNSSRSNRKFAAGSGTPSYITAQGHWFPGDEWKGDVARMMMYMYLRYGNQTLPTNVGVGNAVVTDPNMIDLFLQWNAEDPVSDLEKQRNPVLETEQGNRNPFIDNPALATQIWGGPQAEDLFGSTGGSDTQAPSNPSALIASNITSTSVDLAWSASTDNVGVTGYTIYNGSTQIGTSTSTSYNVTGLTAGTTYTFYVRAFDAAANTSGNSNGANVTTTTGGGSGSGTATELIISEYVEGSSYNKAIEIANFTGSTVDLSSYSLRKTTNGNNSWSSTLNLSGQLANGQVYVVAHGSASTAITEAANITNNGVTNFNGNDAVALFKNSSLIDVVGTPSSTSNFGKDVTLRRKSSVTSPNTTYATSEWDTFASNTSSGLGTHSIDGGTEPTPDTQAPTIPSSLVASNTTQTTVNLAWSASSDNTAVTGYDVYRGSTKIATVTSTSYNATSLSANTTYSFTVRAFDAAGNVSNSSNSVNVTTLPTPDTQAPSTPTGLIASNTTQTSVSLAWSSSTDNTGVTGYDVYRGSTKLATVTTTSYNVSGLTANTTYSFTVRALDAAGNVSNSSNSVSVTTLPSSVSYCASIGNNVNYEYIDNVAIGGISNSTSANGGYGNFTSQTGNLSYGSNTIVVSAGFTGSSYTENWKVWIDFNQNGTFETSEEVVSGSSSSSGNLSYTFNVPTSANVGATRMRVSMKWNGAPTACETFSYGEVEDYTVNIGSSARIEFNPLAAIEIDGELGNEEPIFDATVYPNPAVNFVNINLRDDRDATYRIVNYIGQTLESGSVERRIDLTNLQTGVYILEVSDGQRSFTKRIVKK, from the coding sequence ATGAAAAAATTACTACCCTTACTTTTATTGATAGTGTCTCTATCAATAGAAGCTCAAATTCCGTCGTACTACAACGATGTAAATTTGAACTTAAGCGGATCTGCTTTAAAAGACGAACTAGCTACAAAAATCATTTCAACACACACTAACTTTTTAAGTTATACTCCAGGTGTTTGGAATGCATTAAAACAAACAGATTTGGATCCAACAAACTCTTCTAGAGTACTATTAATTTATGGATGGAATGACACAGATTCTGACATCACAAATGATAGAACAAGAGGAAGAGACGATAATGGTGGAGGATCTGGTGTTTGGAACAGAGAACATGTGTATTCAAAATCTCTTGCAAGTCCAAATTTAGGAACTTCTGGCCCTGGTGCAGATGCTCATAACTTGAGACCATGCGATGCACAGAGAAACTCTTCTAGAAGCAATAGAAAATTTGCGGCTGGAAGTGGAACTCCTTCTTACATTACAGCACAAGGACATTGGTTTCCTGGTGACGAATGGAAAGGTGATGTTGCAAGAATGATGATGTATATGTATTTGAGATACGGAAATCAAACGTTACCAACTAATGTTGGAGTTGGAAATGCGGTTGTTACCGATCCAAATATGATCGATTTATTCTTACAATGGAATGCCGAAGATCCAGTTTCTGATTTAGAAAAACAAAGAAATCCTGTTTTAGAAACAGAGCAAGGAAATAGAAATCCTTTTATTGATAATCCAGCCTTAGCGACTCAAATTTGGGGAGGTCCACAAGCTGAAGATCTATTCGGAAGCACAGGTGGGAGTGATACTCAAGCTCCTTCTAACCCATCAGCTTTAATTGCATCTAATATTACATCAACTTCAGTTGATTTAGCTTGGTCTGCTTCAACAGATAATGTAGGTGTTACTGGATATACAATATACAATGGATCAACTCAAATAGGAACTTCAACATCTACTTCTTATAATGTTACAGGATTAACAGCAGGTACAACATATACATTTTATGTAAGAGCTTTTGATGCTGCAGCTAATACTTCAGGAAATAGTAATGGAGCAAATGTTACCACAACTACTGGAGGTGGAAGTGGTTCTGGAACTGCAACTGAATTAATTATTTCGGAATATGTTGAAGGATCATCTTATAATAAAGCGATTGAAATTGCAAACTTTACAGGATCAACAGTTGATTTATCTTCATACTCTTTAAGAAAGACTACGAATGGAAATAATTCATGGAGTAGTACTTTAAATCTTTCTGGACAATTAGCAAATGGACAAGTCTATGTTGTTGCTCATGGAAGTGCTAGTACAGCGATTACTGAAGCTGCTAACATCACAAATAATGGAGTTACAAATTTTAACGGAAACGATGCCGTAGCTCTATTCAAAAACAGCTCTTTAATTGACGTTGTCGGAACTCCTAGTAGTACTTCAAACTTTGGAAAAGATGTAACATTAAGAAGAAAATCTTCGGTTACTTCTCCAAACACAACTTATGCCACTTCTGAATGGGATACATTCGCAAGTAATACTTCATCTGGTTTAGGAACACATTCTATAGATGGCGGAACAGAACCAACTCCAGATACGCAAGCTCCAACAATTCCATCTAGTTTAGTTGCTTCAAATACAACTCAAACTACGGTAAATTTAGCTTGGAGTGCTTCTTCAGATAATACAGCAGTAACAGGATATGATGTTTACAGAGGATCTACTAAAATCGCAACAGTAACTTCAACAAGTTATAATGCAACTAGCTTATCTGCAAATACTACATACTCATTTACTGTTAGAGCTTTTGATGCTGCAGGAAATGTTTCAAATTCTAGTAATTCAGTAAATGTAACTACATTACCTACTCCTGATACACAAGCACCTTCTACTCCAACAGGATTAATTGCATCTAACACGACTCAAACATCTGTTAGTTTAGCTTGGAGTTCATCAACAGATAATACTGGAGTTACAGGATACGATGTTTATAGAGGATCGACTAAATTAGCTACGGTAACAACTACAAGTTATAATGTATCTGGTTTAACAGCGAATACAACATATTCATTTACAGTAAGAGCTTTAGATGCTGCTGGTAATGTATCTAATTCTAGTAATTCTGTAAGTGTAACCACTTTACCATCAAGTGTTTCTTATTGTGCTTCAATAGGAAACAACGTCAACTATGAATATATCGATAATGTTGCCATCGGTGGAATTTCTAACAGTACAAGTGCTAATGGAGGATACGGAAACTTTACAAGTCAAACTGGTAACTTATCTTACGGTAGCAATACAATTGTTGTAAGTGCAGGATTCACTGGATCATCTTATACAGAAAATTGGAAAGTTTGGATTGACTTTAATCAAAATGGTACTTTCGAAACTAGCGAAGAAGTTGTTTCTGGATCTTCTTCTAGTTCTGGTAATTTATCATACACATTTAATGTACCAACTTCTGCTAATGTAGGAGCAACAAGAATGAGAGTTTCTATGAAATGGAATGGAGCTCCAACAGCTTGTGAGACTTTCTCTTACGGTGAAGTTGAAGATTATACAGTAAATATTGGAAGTTCTGCTAGAATAGAATTCAATCCTTTAGCTGCTATTGAAATTGATGGTGAGCTTGGAAATGAAGAACCAATTTTTGACGCTACTGTTTATCCAAATCCAGCAGTAAATTTTGTGAACATTAATTTACGTGACGATAGAGATGCGACATATAGAATCGTAAACTATATCGGTCAAACGTTAGAAAGTGGTTCTGTTGAAAGAAGAATTGATCTTACTAATTTACAGACTGGTGTATATATTTTAGAAGTAAGCGATGGACAAAGATCATTTACAAAAAGAATTGTGAAAAAATAA
- a CDS encoding peptidylprolyl isomerase yields MQLRIMNLKSISLSLFVMCASLNVFAQKVKIDGVAVVVGKNIVLDSDIAKFKQEVELRSEGKVKISDCEMLEELMQQKLLAHHAVVDSVTVSKSEIDSRVDRSIQFFTQEYGDVDAVVKAYGFNDLEDLKKELSRVQKENALIEKEQVKVTEDVDVTPEEVRLYFNGLEAKGELPEFPAEVQLAQIVLKAEPTKEEEQRVIDKLTEIRRQIVEDGASFKLKAIINSEEPSVGQTGGFLGAVTKDTPFIKEFKEVVFTLDEGQISEPFKTDFGYHIVLLHKIKGKGREVSHILMRPEVSDNKLKETKEELEKIRKDLEEKKITFEEAVKKYSEDKETKNFGGLYLNPYTGEPTWELTRMDPALYGRVNELQTGEYSEVFYEETKTQEKMYMLILMKSRTNTHTADLVKDYVKVQQLALTKKKEETIEKWSKDKISETYIKLGDDYKKCTFKANWKKEN; encoded by the coding sequence ATGCAATTAAGAATAATGAATTTAAAGAGTATTAGTCTTTCACTTTTTGTAATGTGTGCAAGTTTAAATGTTTTTGCACAAAAGGTAAAAATAGATGGTGTAGCAGTTGTAGTTGGAAAGAATATTGTTTTAGATTCTGATATCGCTAAGTTTAAGCAAGAAGTTGAATTACGAAGTGAGGGAAAAGTGAAAATTTCTGACTGCGAAATGTTAGAAGAATTAATGCAACAAAAGCTTTTAGCGCATCATGCAGTTGTTGATAGTGTTACAGTTTCTAAATCAGAAATAGATTCTAGAGTAGATAGAAGTATTCAGTTTTTTACACAGGAATATGGTGATGTTGATGCTGTTGTTAAAGCTTATGGATTTAACGATTTAGAGGATTTAAAAAAGGAATTATCTCGTGTTCAAAAAGAAAATGCTTTAATTGAAAAAGAACAAGTAAAGGTAACAGAAGATGTCGATGTAACTCCAGAAGAAGTACGATTGTATTTTAATGGATTAGAAGCAAAAGGAGAATTACCTGAGTTTCCAGCTGAAGTTCAATTGGCTCAAATTGTTTTAAAAGCTGAACCTACAAAAGAAGAGGAGCAGAGAGTTATAGATAAGTTAACTGAAATTAGAAGACAAATAGTTGAAGATGGAGCAAGTTTTAAGTTAAAGGCAATTATTAATTCAGAGGAGCCAAGTGTTGGGCAAACCGGAGGTTTCTTAGGCGCTGTAACAAAAGATACTCCTTTTATCAAAGAATTTAAAGAAGTTGTTTTTACTCTTGATGAAGGCCAGATTTCGGAACCTTTTAAGACAGATTTCGGATATCATATCGTTTTATTACACAAGATTAAAGGTAAAGGAAGAGAAGTTTCTCATATTTTAATGAGACCAGAAGTGTCTGACAATAAGTTGAAAGAAACGAAAGAAGAATTAGAAAAAATCAGAAAAGATTTAGAAGAGAAGAAAATTACGTTTGAAGAAGCAGTTAAAAAATATTCAGAAGATAAAGAAACTAAGAATTTTGGAGGATTATATTTAAACCCATATACAGGTGAACCAACATGGGAGTTAACTAGAATGGATCCTGCGTTATATGGACGTGTTAATGAATTGCAAACAGGAGAATATTCTGAAGTTTTCTATGAGGAAACAAAAACACAAGAGAAGATGTATATGTTGATTTTGATGAAATCAAGAACTAACACTCATACTGCAGATTTAGTAAAAGATTATGTGAAAGTTCAACAGTTAGCATTAACGAAAAAGAAAGAGGAAACTATTGAAAAATGGTCTAAGGATAAAATATCAGAAACTTATATTAAGCTTGGAGATGACTATAAAAAGTGTACTTTTAAAGCTAATTGGAAAAAAGAAAACTAA